One window from the genome of Jiangella alba encodes:
- a CDS encoding DEAD/DEAH box helicase has product MARDARRRPGASRTANRTRRRGGRAQENEGIMSVLARAVREVEGSVQRGSIKPSVRTKFQVIALLVREERAQVKGDDSRSEAYRAEQLKRLDGIATILAKVAVRDASLLGLLAEDAPVSDAARALRREMLVAAGRAPAEDEVPVAAPTAAAVTAPKRRVVPQSVVSRQLANPFLAPDYEAAAASRPAQKSAARPRRLVNWELIGPLLSSFENATDGTTASMALPDAVPVRLPDGLELMPHQARLVAAAEEGHRTFLLADEPGLGKTAQALLAAQAANAFPLLVVVPNVVKTNWAREADLWTPRHPATVIHGDGDTIDGFADIIVVNYEVLDRHVGWLGDLGFRGMVVDEAHFIKNKKSQRSQHVLQLSEQLRSRAVRPLLMALTGTPLINDIDDFRAIWQFLGWIDDRKPGSELMEALEETGLTPVDPGFSSAARGCVIDLGIVRRRKADVAADIPARRVADLPVELDDAAGRSIRAAERELADRLVARYHAALEARGDGATAAGLDADLIRRVAGAELADKSAKTGENVFSMIRRIGQAKAGLAADYAAQLARSVGKVVFFAKHIDVMDAAEELFAERGLRYSSIRGEQTTRKRQQNIDAFVNDPDVAVAVCSLTAAGVGINLQVASNLVLAELSWSAAEQTQAIDRVHRIGQAEPVTAWRIIAAQTVDTRIAELIDGKAGLAARALDGSDEEISSAADIQLEALVALLTDALTA; this is encoded by the coding sequence TTGGCGAGAGACGCCAGGCGCCGTCCCGGCGCCAGCCGGACGGCGAACCGGACGCGGCGACGCGGCGGCCGGGCACAGGAGAACGAAGGCATCATGTCGGTGCTCGCGCGCGCTGTGCGCGAGGTCGAGGGCAGCGTGCAGCGCGGCTCGATCAAGCCGTCCGTACGAACGAAGTTCCAGGTCATCGCCCTGCTGGTGCGCGAAGAGCGGGCCCAGGTGAAGGGCGACGACTCCCGCAGCGAGGCCTACCGCGCCGAGCAGCTGAAGCGGCTCGACGGCATCGCCACCATCCTCGCGAAGGTCGCCGTGCGCGACGCGTCGCTGCTGGGGCTGCTGGCCGAGGACGCGCCGGTCAGCGACGCGGCCAGGGCGCTGCGGCGCGAGATGCTGGTCGCCGCCGGCCGTGCGCCGGCCGAGGACGAGGTGCCGGTCGCGGCGCCCACGGCGGCCGCCGTCACGGCGCCGAAGCGGCGGGTCGTGCCGCAGTCCGTCGTCTCACGGCAGCTGGCCAACCCGTTCCTCGCCCCCGACTACGAGGCCGCCGCCGCGTCCCGTCCGGCGCAGAAGAGCGCGGCGCGGCCCCGGCGGCTGGTGAACTGGGAGCTGATCGGGCCGCTGCTCAGCTCGTTCGAGAACGCCACCGACGGCACGACCGCCTCCATGGCGCTGCCCGACGCCGTCCCGGTCCGGCTGCCCGACGGCCTCGAGCTGATGCCGCACCAGGCCCGCCTGGTCGCCGCCGCCGAGGAGGGGCACCGGACCTTCCTGCTCGCCGACGAGCCCGGCCTGGGCAAGACGGCGCAGGCGCTGCTGGCCGCGCAGGCCGCGAACGCCTTCCCGCTGCTCGTGGTCGTCCCGAACGTGGTGAAGACGAACTGGGCGCGCGAGGCCGATCTCTGGACGCCCCGCCACCCGGCGACGGTCATCCACGGCGACGGTGACACCATCGACGGGTTCGCCGACATCATCGTCGTCAACTACGAGGTGCTCGACCGCCACGTCGGCTGGCTCGGCGACCTCGGCTTCCGCGGCATGGTCGTCGACGAGGCGCACTTCATCAAGAACAAGAAGTCGCAGCGCTCGCAGCACGTCCTGCAACTGTCCGAGCAGCTGCGCTCGCGCGCCGTCCGCCCGCTGCTCATGGCGCTCACCGGCACGCCGCTGATCAACGACATCGACGACTTCCGCGCCATCTGGCAGTTCCTCGGCTGGATCGACGACCGCAAGCCCGGCTCCGAGCTGATGGAGGCGCTGGAGGAGACCGGCCTGACGCCCGTCGACCCCGGGTTCTCCTCGGCCGCCCGCGGCTGCGTCATCGACCTCGGCATCGTCCGCCGCCGCAAGGCCGACGTCGCGGCCGACATTCCCGCTCGCCGGGTCGCCGACCTCCCGGTCGAGCTCGACGACGCCGCCGGCCGGTCCATCCGCGCGGCCGAGCGCGAGCTGGCCGACCGTCTCGTCGCCCGCTACCACGCCGCCCTCGAGGCGCGCGGCGACGGCGCCACCGCCGCGGGCCTCGACGCCGACCTCATCCGCCGCGTCGCCGGGGCCGAGCTGGCCGACAAGTCGGCGAAGACCGGCGAGAACGTGTTCAGCATGATCCGCCGCATCGGGCAGGCCAAGGCCGGGCTGGCCGCCGACTACGCGGCCCAGCTGGCCCGCAGCGTCGGCAAGGTCGTGTTCTTCGCCAAGCACATCGACGTCATGGACGCGGCCGAGGAGCTGTTCGCCGAACGCGGCCTGCGCTACTCGTCCATCCGCGGCGAGCAGACGACGCGCAAGCGGCAGCAGAACATCGACGCGTTCGTCAACGACCCCGACGTCGCGGTCGCGGTCTGCTCGCTGACGGCGGCCGGCGTCGGCATCAACCTGCAGGTCGCGTCCAACCTCGTGCTGGCCGAGCTGTCCTGGTCGGCGGCCGAGCAGACTCAGGCCATCGACCGCGTCCACCGCATAGGCCAGGCCGAGCCGGTCACGGCGTGGCGCATCATCGCCGCCCAGACCGTCGACACCCGCATCGCGGAGCTGATCGACGGCAAGGCGGGGCTGGCCGCCCGGGCGCTCGACGGCTCGGACGAGGAGATCTCGTCGGCGGCGGACATCCAGCTGGAGGCGCTGGTCGCGCTGCTCACCGACGCGCTGACGGCGTAG